The following proteins are co-located in the Spirosoma montaniterrae genome:
- a CDS encoding TolC family protein has translation MKHSLIFLLMALPGWVYAQSSSSIERVLQSVGQNNKTLRAESQAYAAQRATLQTGLNPDDPFIEYDYLPGRPEGAGLQQEISLTQGFDFPTAYKRRREVARLQTELTTPQQRVGRQQVLLEAKRLCLELIYHNIRQRDLQQRLARATRLAEGVREQVRGGTATALDVSKADLQRLGLENDLRQNTQQIRQRTLRLTQLNGGEAISLPDTLYPARPQLPPFSQLDSLIEAADPAVAVVRQQVAIDRQRVALARALTLPRFQVGYHFQSLLGVCYQGIHAGLSIPLWQQRNIIRAGQAGVMASESRVMEHRTEHVARNQQLYEQAQTLETNLAQYRQALDDTNTLLLLDTSFRLRQLTTVAYILETTYLYGATDTLRQLERDLQLTLADLLAYQL, from the coding sequence ATGAAACATAGCCTGATTTTTCTCCTCATGGCCCTGCCTGGATGGGTGTACGCCCAATCGTCCTCGTCCATCGAGCGGGTGCTGCAATCGGTGGGGCAGAACAACAAAACGCTCCGGGCCGAAAGCCAGGCGTATGCCGCTCAACGCGCTACGTTGCAGACGGGCCTAAATCCCGATGATCCGTTCATCGAATATGATTACCTGCCAGGCCGACCCGAAGGTGCGGGTTTACAGCAGGAAATCAGCCTGACGCAGGGGTTCGATTTTCCGACCGCCTATAAACGGCGACGGGAAGTCGCCCGGCTGCAAACCGAGCTAACCACGCCCCAGCAACGTGTAGGGCGGCAACAGGTGCTGCTGGAAGCCAAACGACTCTGTCTGGAACTGATTTACCACAACATCCGGCAACGGGATTTGCAGCAGCGGCTGGCGCGGGCGACGAGGCTGGCCGAGGGGGTACGTGAACAGGTACGTGGGGGTACGGCCACCGCGCTGGACGTGAGCAAAGCCGATCTGCAACGGTTAGGCTTAGAAAACGACCTTCGGCAGAATACCCAGCAGATCCGTCAGCGGACGCTGCGACTCACCCAACTCAATGGCGGGGAAGCCATCAGCCTGCCCGATACGCTTTATCCGGCCCGGCCCCAACTGCCCCCCTTTTCCCAACTCGACAGCCTGATCGAAGCTGCTGACCCCGCCGTAGCTGTTGTGCGGCAGCAGGTCGCCATTGACCGGCAGCGGGTGGCTCTGGCCCGTGCGCTAACGTTGCCCCGCTTTCAGGTTGGCTACCATTTTCAGTCGTTACTGGGGGTGTGCTACCAGGGTATTCATGCGGGCCTGAGTATTCCGCTCTGGCAGCAGCGCAACATCATTCGGGCGGGACAGGCGGGTGTAATGGCCAGCGAAAGCCGGGTGATGGAACACCGCACAGAGCATGTTGCCCGCAATCAGCAACTGTATGAGCAGGCCCAGACGCTGGAAACCAACCTGGCGCAGTACCGGCAGGCCCTTGACGACACCAATACGCTTCTCCTGCTGGATACGTCGTTCCGGCTGCGGCAACTCACGACAGTAGCCTATATTCTGGAAACGACGTACCTGTACGGAGCCACCGACACGCTCCGCCAATTAGAACGCGACCTCCAGCTAACTCTCGCTGACCTGCTGGCGTATCAATTGTAA
- a CDS encoding serine hydrolase domain-containing protein: protein MNALSFTPLSKWLSFPRTTIYTVFVRCLLVGGLIGLLLGCSRIDPADQQVPAMQRVQEAVDKVRAGLEKDLQKQVPSLNVYVQTPTQTYFASSVPEGRQPITPTTFFRFASVTKNFTATAILKMHQDGWLDYKARIIDLIPGTSLPYVPNTPDWNIPAKNQITIEQLLQHSAGVYDVDNDPVPGLNGESYVNYVLSRDSTHQFTAEEMLKPILDHQLQYFAPSTGYHYSNTGYVMLSRIIERVYSARRGSAKTYADYLYDHITGPTSRVPLPISFPYRANDVQLPQPNVASLLWRTSGRLDSFGRFNMSGHVGEGNGYSSMASLNTYVRSLMQGQNVLQPQMVKLMQTDGSVTRPSYALGTSLFTNLGYGHNGAIAGYLTLMVYDPATEVSLVAMLPFWDLTQGPNGDTSFGKCFNSMYDAAYAARVALGYPGKP from the coding sequence ATGAACGCTCTCTCATTTACGCCCCTGAGTAAGTGGCTTAGCTTCCCGCGTACCACTATCTATACAGTTTTTGTCCGCTGTTTGCTGGTTGGCGGACTGATCGGGTTGCTACTTGGCTGTAGCCGAATCGACCCGGCTGATCAGCAGGTTCCAGCGATGCAGCGGGTTCAGGAAGCCGTCGACAAGGTACGGGCCGGCCTGGAAAAAGATCTTCAGAAACAGGTTCCTTCACTCAATGTGTATGTTCAGACACCTACCCAAACCTACTTCGCATCCTCGGTTCCCGAAGGGCGACAACCCATTACGCCTACTACGTTCTTCCGGTTCGCCAGCGTCACCAAAAACTTCACCGCCACGGCTATCCTGAAGATGCATCAGGACGGCTGGCTCGACTACAAAGCCCGTATCATCGATCTGATCCCAGGGACCAGTCTGCCTTACGTACCCAATACTCCGGACTGGAATATTCCGGCCAAAAATCAGATCACCATTGAACAACTACTCCAGCACAGTGCGGGCGTATATGATGTCGATAATGATCCGGTGCCGGGTTTAAACGGGGAGAGCTACGTCAATTACGTTCTATCCCGAGACTCGACGCACCAGTTCACCGCCGAGGAAATGCTCAAACCGATTCTCGACCACCAGCTTCAATACTTTGCGCCCAGCACCGGCTACCACTATAGCAATACGGGTTACGTCATGTTGAGCCGGATCATCGAGCGGGTTTACTCGGCCAGGCGTGGTAGCGCGAAGACGTATGCCGATTATCTCTACGATCACATCACCGGACCAACCAGCCGGGTGCCTCTGCCGATTTCGTTTCCCTACCGGGCCAACGACGTTCAGTTGCCTCAACCAAATGTAGCCAGCCTGCTCTGGCGAACATCGGGCCGGCTTGATAGCTTTGGCCGCTTCAATATGAGTGGCCATGTGGGCGAAGGCAACGGCTATAGCAGTATGGCAAGCCTGAACACCTATGTGCGCTCGTTGATGCAGGGCCAGAACGTCTTGCAGCCGCAAATGGTCAAGCTGATGCAAACCGATGGCTCGGTAACCAGGCCCAGTTATGCGTTGGGAACCTCCCTGTTCACCAATCTGGGCTACGGACACAACGGGGCCATTGCGGGCTATCTGACGTTGATGGTGTACGACCCCGCCACGGAGGTATCGCTGGTGGCGATGCTGCCGTTTTGGGATCTTACGCAGGGACCGAATGGCGATACCTCGTTTGGAAAATGCTTCAATTCGATGTACGACGCAGCCTATGCAGCCCGAGTAGCCTTAGGGTATCCGGGCAAACCCTGA
- a CDS encoding serine hydrolase domain-containing protein, whose protein sequence is MKPAHLFVLVALFIVGSTTLQSCFTDHIQPTDVRAQLQQVSDSLYQHFNAKWKIEKNKGGFFLQVNSPAGSNLVSSNIEPGVQRDSHYRIASLSKIFTAAAIMLLQQEGKLVITDFIPAYLPATPAYDIPYKDKITIKQLLQHRAGVFDVTNQDIPTTVNQPYAGKRYGEYIRDDLKQDTHTFTFDELVGVVAQNKLSNFSPGTTFGYSNTGYNLLGKIIEKASGMSYSDFIRTRFLEPLRLTNTYNVWQGTDTRMKDPFVGSYLYVPGTSPTSTFEDNMSIHVTEGDMVSSPADITKWIELLLTGKAGITPQTVSMMEEMQVADVSHGVYGLGLTFNDGLGYGHDGAHLSYISTLRYNPATKTTVLMVATLFKTGNTPEASYTDFLELAYGVRNTALRAAQIATK, encoded by the coding sequence ATGAAACCTGCGCACTTATTTGTCCTGGTGGCCCTCTTTATCGTGGGTAGTACAACGCTTCAGTCCTGTTTCACGGATCATATACAACCTACCGATGTTCGTGCCCAACTCCAACAAGTGAGTGATAGTCTCTACCAGCACTTTAATGCGAAATGGAAAATCGAAAAAAATAAAGGAGGCTTTTTTCTACAGGTCAACAGCCCGGCTGGTTCGAATCTGGTTTCCAGTAACATTGAGCCGGGTGTTCAGCGTGATTCACATTACCGAATCGCCAGCCTATCCAAAATCTTTACGGCGGCAGCCATCATGCTCCTTCAACAGGAAGGTAAATTGGTCATCACCGACTTTATTCCGGCTTATCTGCCTGCTACACCAGCGTATGATATTCCTTATAAAGACAAGATCACCATCAAACAATTGCTTCAGCACCGGGCGGGCGTATTTGACGTCACCAATCAGGACATCCCAACTACGGTCAATCAGCCCTACGCCGGCAAACGATACGGTGAGTATATCCGGGACGACCTCAAGCAGGATACCCATACCTTCACCTTTGATGAACTGGTCGGGGTGGTGGCGCAGAACAAGTTGTCCAATTTCTCACCGGGCACTACGTTCGGTTACTCGAATACGGGCTATAACCTGCTGGGTAAAATTATTGAAAAGGCTTCGGGCATGTCGTACAGCGATTTTATCCGCACCCGCTTCCTGGAGCCTCTACGGCTGACCAATACGTATAATGTGTGGCAAGGGACCGATACACGAATGAAAGACCCATTCGTTGGATCCTACCTCTACGTACCCGGCACGAGTCCGACCAGTACGTTTGAAGACAATATGTCGATTCATGTTACGGAGGGCGATATGGTTTCATCACCGGCTGATATCACCAAATGGATCGAGCTACTGCTAACGGGCAAAGCCGGTATAACGCCCCAAACAGTGTCCATGATGGAAGAGATGCAGGTGGCCGACGTATCGCATGGGGTGTACGGATTGGGGCTTACCTTCAACGATGGACTGGGCTACGGACACGACGGTGCCCATCTAAGCTATATATCCACTCTGCGTTATAATCCGGCTACGAAGACGACGGTGTTGATGGTGGCTACTTTATTCAAAACGGGTAACACGCCGGAAGCAAGCTATACCGATTTTCTGGAGTTAGCTTATGGCGTACGGAACACGGCCTTACGGGCAGCTCAAATCGCGACTAAATAA
- a CDS encoding serine hydrolase domain-containing protein — protein MLLNSSSPKAVVRLAVAALSYGLLANCSSLLDDHRPIGSPPNSQTRVQRAVDSVRTALEKDLGNSVPSLNLYIQTPTEKIFASSVPAGYFPITEATNFRFASNTKTFTSTAMLTMYQNGWLNYKAKITDNIPGTNTPYVPNTPEWDFPNKNEITIEQLLQHSAGVYDVDNDPVPGFNGLSYTAFVQDAEPNHQFTTEEMVGQLVKHKLKYDFSPGTGYHYSNTGYSILGYIIARVYSLKSGSTKTYEDYLQDFVVGPATKVPLALRFPVLASDTKMPVPFLGGNERLPGKTPIIFGDYNMSAQVAEGNGYGTPVSLNTFIRTLMKGENVLKPETVKLMQSDVNLKSQNTYALGCFYTKNLGFGHNGERCGTLSLAMYDPATDVSVVAFINLVDKTRGGETQGSTFAMCFNAIYGAAYGGRAALGYPGRP, from the coding sequence ATGTTACTCAATTCCTCTTCCCCGAAAGCCGTAGTACGTCTGGCTGTAGCAGCACTCAGTTATGGGTTGTTGGCGAACTGTTCGTCCCTGCTCGACGACCATCGCCCGATTGGGTCTCCGCCTAACAGTCAGACGCGGGTACAAAGAGCGGTTGATAGTGTTCGCACCGCTCTGGAAAAAGACCTTGGCAATTCAGTACCCTCGCTGAATCTGTATATTCAGACGCCCACCGAAAAAATCTTTGCCTCTTCGGTACCGGCTGGTTATTTCCCTATCACCGAAGCTACCAACTTTCGCTTCGCCAGCAATACCAAAACGTTTACCTCTACTGCCATGCTGACTATGTATCAGAACGGCTGGCTAAACTATAAAGCGAAAATCACGGATAATATTCCAGGCACCAACACGCCCTACGTACCCAATACGCCCGAATGGGATTTTCCGAATAAAAATGAGATTACCATCGAGCAACTGTTACAACATAGCGCGGGGGTGTACGATGTCGATAATGACCCGGTTCCCGGCTTCAATGGATTATCCTACACGGCGTTTGTTCAAGATGCTGAACCGAACCATCAGTTCACAACCGAGGAAATGGTGGGTCAACTTGTCAAGCATAAGTTAAAATACGATTTTTCTCCCGGCACCGGGTATCACTATAGCAATACCGGCTATTCCATACTCGGGTACATTATTGCCCGTGTTTATTCGCTGAAAAGTGGCAGCACCAAAACCTACGAGGATTACTTGCAGGATTTCGTAGTCGGCCCAGCCACGAAGGTGCCTCTGGCACTGCGGTTCCCGGTCCTGGCCAGCGACACGAAGATGCCGGTACCCTTCTTAGGGGGCAATGAGCGGCTTCCCGGAAAAACGCCGATTATATTCGGTGACTACAATATGAGTGCTCAGGTAGCAGAGGGGAATGGTTACGGCACGCCGGTATCGCTCAATACGTTCATACGGACGCTGATGAAAGGCGAGAACGTGCTGAAACCCGAAACCGTGAAGTTGATGCAATCCGATGTTAACCTTAAATCCCAGAACACGTATGCGCTGGGGTGCTTCTACACGAAGAATCTGGGATTTGGTCATAACGGCGAACGTTGTGGTACACTTTCGCTTGCCATGTATGACCCCGCTACCGATGTGTCGGTCGTAGCGTTTATCAATCTGGTCGATAAAACGAGGGGTGGAGAAACGCAGGGCAGCACATTTGCGATGTGTTTCAATGCTATATACGGTGCTGCTTACGGGGGCAGGGCGGCTTTGGGCTATCCGGGCAGGCCGTAG
- a CDS encoding hybrid sensor histidine kinase/response regulator transcription factor, which produces MWAQSVDLPQPEVITDRQGLPQAFVPAILQDKQGFIWAATRDGLCRYDGHRFKVFQPDPDGRPSLSFAGLTQIELDRHGRIWVVSERGNIDVFDPRTETFTNFSRQAAFRRLVKPGATYFLRIDRKDRLWLMDGNGVICWDTHKKQGHWFRHQPNRVASISNDKVYDVSEGADGTIWLATANGLDRFEEATLSFRHLRHQPGNSQSLPEDSLARVYLRPTGELMLFSRHYLTLLQPHTGQLRSHRLPAQGNEWLGTHVSIDRQGAVYFDQDNMLFRFTDRQGVQIVTRWNGRNNGCSSLLIDRTNVLWVGTNGSGIRFYDLQPNPFRKRPYHRNFYEDLLTSDSLGLSPVSPTALVRLSGLSSYNFRSTFDTAGCFWFNVGSSDIYRLNRKTGQTAHFPLPIAFRWDAPGHVPCPMTTDSQGRVWAIYDSTAFWFDETSKHWTRFPYPIPVQPTNKITEVVADEHALWLASQMGGLYRLDRQTGHIRQFVNRPGDATSLSSNSLYCLSADPADANRLWIGTFGSGLCLFDKRTGLSRRFTQANGLPNNVIYSAIPDRYGYLWIGTNKGLCRMNRRTCTTQTFTRDDGIMADEFNRSHYVQFPDEKILMGGLEGFTFFHPQQIDQDAFQPIVELTELQINNQVVQPDLPGPDDAATTASSRRSVLGTLPIQASTQLTLAYNQNYLSIQFAALQFNRPTKNRYRYRLDGLEETWKETVRPEAIYTNLPPGNYVLVLNASNTSGRWSRHVRKLAITIQPPFWATWWAVILYSLIGVGIGWGLLRVYLNRLRLNQTIRLRQQEADQLRAVNTIKTNFFTNITHEFRTPLALILAPTEQMASENPEPKNRRRLQTIEQNAHQLLGLINQLLDLSKLEASVMPIHESRGSLTEFIRHWLTPLTDQATAQGLTLTFESDVTGDYWFDAEKLERIVYNLTANALKFTKVGTITLSLSDASGRIRLTVTDTGVGIPAQHLPHIFDRFYQVGPRSVGDTITTPGTGIGLALVQELVQLQGGQIAVESQPNQGTTFVVELPYRRADTSEVNPDEVFTSRIEVSEDSSTVSDESDHPRLLVVEDNDELARFIAESLPQHYRIRRAVNGQDGLGQALEHLPDLIISDVMMPLMDGFTLCNQLKTDVRTSHIPIILLTAKSSVENRLAGLSLGADDYLTKPFQLTELQLRVRNQLVSKQRQREWVQASLSNPDPASSPQAPEPTDPFLSRLYALFDANLSDSGYGLEQMLSELGMSRTNLFRKVKALTGLTAHELLRNYRLKRATQLLRSGVSVSESAYQVGFESPAYFSKCFRNLYQMSPSEFVAQG; this is translated from the coding sequence TTGTGGGCGCAGTCGGTTGACTTACCTCAACCTGAAGTCATTACCGACCGGCAGGGGTTGCCTCAGGCCTTCGTTCCCGCTATTCTTCAGGATAAACAGGGCTTTATCTGGGCCGCCACCCGCGATGGTCTCTGCCGCTATGACGGGCATCGATTTAAGGTCTTTCAGCCCGACCCCGACGGGCGTCCCTCGCTCTCCTTTGCTGGGTTGACCCAAATCGAACTGGATCGGCATGGGCGAATCTGGGTCGTTTCCGAGCGGGGCAATATCGATGTATTCGACCCACGGACCGAAACGTTTACCAACTTTTCCCGGCAAGCCGCTTTTCGCCGATTAGTGAAACCCGGCGCTACGTATTTTTTGCGCATCGACCGAAAAGATCGGCTCTGGCTGATGGATGGCAATGGTGTCATTTGCTGGGACACCCACAAAAAGCAGGGCCACTGGTTTCGTCACCAGCCTAATCGAGTCGCATCGATCAGCAACGATAAGGTGTATGATGTATCGGAAGGAGCGGATGGGACGATCTGGCTGGCTACCGCGAACGGATTAGATCGATTTGAGGAAGCCACTCTCAGTTTCAGGCACCTGCGCCACCAGCCGGGCAATTCCCAGTCGCTGCCGGAAGATTCGTTAGCCCGCGTATACCTCCGCCCGACCGGAGAACTCATGCTCTTCTCCCGGCACTACCTGACACTGCTACAGCCCCACACGGGCCAACTGCGCTCACATCGACTACCAGCCCAGGGAAACGAATGGTTAGGTACTCATGTAAGTATCGACCGGCAGGGAGCGGTGTATTTCGACCAGGATAACATGCTGTTTCGATTCACGGACCGGCAGGGCGTCCAGATCGTCACTCGCTGGAATGGGCGTAACAATGGGTGTAGCAGTCTGCTCATTGATCGGACCAATGTGTTATGGGTTGGTACCAATGGATCGGGTATCCGCTTCTACGATCTACAACCTAACCCATTTCGGAAACGCCCCTATCACCGCAACTTTTATGAGGATTTACTTACCAGCGATTCGCTGGGGCTATCCCCTGTTTCTCCGACTGCTTTAGTACGCTTGAGCGGGTTGAGTAGCTATAATTTTCGATCCACCTTCGATACCGCTGGCTGCTTCTGGTTTAATGTGGGTAGCTCGGATATCTATCGGCTGAATCGAAAAACGGGCCAGACAGCGCATTTCCCGTTGCCGATTGCCTTTCGTTGGGACGCTCCGGGGCACGTCCCCTGTCCAATGACTACCGATTCCCAGGGACGCGTTTGGGCGATCTATGACTCAACAGCTTTTTGGTTTGATGAGACCAGTAAGCATTGGACCCGGTTCCCGTACCCAATCCCTGTCCAGCCGACCAACAAAATCACCGAAGTAGTAGCCGATGAACACGCGCTTTGGCTGGCCAGTCAGATGGGTGGATTATATCGGCTTGACCGCCAGACGGGTCATATCCGGCAATTTGTCAACCGACCCGGCGATGCGACCTCCCTGAGTAGTAATTCCCTCTACTGCCTGTCTGCCGATCCCGCCGACGCAAATCGGCTGTGGATTGGCACCTTTGGTAGTGGATTGTGTCTGTTTGATAAACGAACGGGTCTGTCCCGCCGGTTTACCCAGGCCAACGGCCTGCCCAACAACGTCATTTACTCGGCCATACCCGACCGGTACGGGTATTTGTGGATAGGTACCAACAAAGGGCTATGCCGGATGAACCGCCGAACCTGTACGACCCAAACCTTCACGCGCGATGATGGCATTATGGCCGACGAATTTAACCGGTCTCACTACGTCCAGTTCCCCGATGAAAAAATACTGATGGGAGGACTGGAAGGCTTCACCTTCTTTCACCCCCAACAGATCGATCAGGATGCCTTTCAACCAATCGTAGAACTGACGGAATTACAAATCAACAATCAGGTCGTTCAGCCCGATCTGCCAGGCCCTGACGACGCAGCCACTACCGCGTCCTCCAGGCGATCCGTTCTGGGCACCTTACCCATTCAGGCCAGCACTCAGCTTACCTTAGCCTACAACCAGAATTACCTGAGCATTCAATTTGCTGCCTTACAATTCAATCGACCAACCAAAAACCGCTACCGCTACCGATTAGACGGACTGGAAGAGACATGGAAGGAGACAGTCCGGCCCGAGGCCATTTACACCAACCTGCCACCGGGCAATTACGTACTGGTACTCAACGCGTCCAATACCTCAGGGCGGTGGAGTCGGCATGTGCGCAAACTGGCTATTACCATTCAGCCACCCTTCTGGGCTACGTGGTGGGCCGTTATTCTTTATAGCCTGATTGGTGTAGGAATCGGCTGGGGGCTACTTCGGGTTTACCTGAATCGGTTACGGCTTAACCAAACCATTCGGCTCCGCCAGCAGGAAGCCGACCAGCTCCGGGCCGTCAATACGATAAAGACAAACTTCTTTACCAATATCACCCACGAGTTTCGTACACCGCTGGCGCTGATTCTGGCCCCAACCGAACAGATGGCAAGTGAGAATCCAGAACCTAAAAATCGTCGGCGGCTGCAAACGATTGAACAGAACGCGCATCAGCTTCTGGGGTTGATTAACCAGCTCCTGGATTTGTCCAAGCTGGAAGCCAGTGTTATGCCCATTCATGAATCGAGAGGGAGTCTGACCGAATTTATCCGTCACTGGCTAACTCCCTTAACCGATCAGGCAACCGCTCAGGGCCTTACCCTGACGTTTGAGTCCGACGTGACGGGCGACTACTGGTTCGATGCTGAAAAGCTGGAACGGATTGTATATAACCTAACGGCCAACGCGCTAAAATTCACCAAAGTCGGCACCATCACCCTATCGTTGTCGGATGCGTCGGGACGTATTCGGCTAACCGTTACCGATACGGGCGTTGGTATTCCGGCCCAGCATCTGCCCCATATATTCGACCGCTTTTATCAGGTCGGGCCGCGTTCGGTCGGGGATACGATTACTACGCCGGGCACGGGCATCGGCCTGGCACTGGTACAGGAGCTGGTTCAGTTGCAGGGGGGGCAAATAGCGGTTGAGAGCCAGCCAAACCAGGGCACTACGTTCGTTGTGGAGTTGCCGTACCGACGGGCTGATACGTCGGAAGTTAACCCGGATGAAGTTTTTACGTCCCGCATAGAAGTCAGCGAAGACTCCTCGACAGTCTCGGATGAATCAGACCATCCCCGGTTGCTGGTAGTAGAAGATAATGATGAACTGGCCCGCTTTATTGCCGAAAGTCTGCCCCAGCACTACCGCATTCGGCGGGCCGTTAACGGACAGGATGGGCTGGGACAAGCCCTGGAACACCTGCCCGACCTGATTATTTCGGATGTGATGATGCCCCTGATGGACGGCTTTACGCTCTGCAATCAGTTGAAAACCGACGTCCGTACCAGCCATATTCCCATTATTCTGCTGACGGCCAAGTCGTCGGTTGAGAATCGGCTGGCGGGCCTCTCGCTGGGGGCCGATGATTACCTGACCAAGCCCTTTCAGCTCACCGAACTTCAGCTCCGGGTGCGGAATCAATTGGTTAGCAAACAACGGCAACGCGAGTGGGTGCAGGCCAGTCTGAGCAATCCCGATCCGGCGTCGTCCCCACAGGCTCCCGAACCCACCGACCCTTTTCTGAGCCGCTTGTACGCCTTGTTTGACGCCAACCTGAGTGATTCCGGCTATGGCCTCGAACAAATGCTGAGTGAGCTGGGCATGAGCCGCACCAACCTGTTCCGTAAAGTAAAAGCCCTGACCGGGCTGACCGCCCACGAGCTACTACGCAACTACCGGCTCAAACGAGCGACCCAACTCCTGCGGTCCGGCGTCTCGGTGAGTGAATCGGCCTATCAGGTGGGCTTCGAAAGTCCGGCCTACTTCAGTAAATGTTTCCGGAACCTGTATCAGATGAGTCCCAGCGAATTTGTGGCTCAAGGCTGA
- a CDS encoding helix-turn-helix domain-containing protein — MLTAYRYRLYPNATQTELLNRHSGSMRYVYNWALGIKARVYQSLGSR; from the coding sequence ATGTTAACCGCCTATCGCTACCGGCTATACCCGAACGCTACGCAAACTGAGTTGCTTAACAGGCACTCTGGTAGTATGCGGTACGTGTACAATTGGGCGTTAGGCATCAAGGCCAGAGTTTATCAGTCCTTAGGTAGTCGTTGA
- a CDS encoding DEAD/DEAH box helicase — protein MISPEQQTQLLAKLGIAALNPMQEAALTAIAPNTDTFLIAPTGSGKTVGFLLPVLHLLQPDHTDIQCLILTPSRELALQIEQVWKQMSTGYKVNVCYGGHPMDVEVRNLSSPPALLIGTPGRIADHISRQTVSLDAVHTLVLDEFDKSLTLGFHEEMAYIVDALPNLRNRVLVSATAGIDIPDFVRLQKPTILTFSHDEEIPAALTLKAVYSEDKDKIDALVRLLCSFRSEAALIFCNHRDAAERTSAMLAERGIHSLVYHGGLEQPARERALIQFRNGSARYLITTDLAARGLDIPEMKHVIHYHLPAHLHEFTHRNGRTARMQASGTAYVLLHTTETRPNWLPDPLDEWPLPTDVSLPDPPAFQTIYISGGRKNKLNKVDIVGFFSQKGLLAPGDLGLIVVNDTMSFAAVKTEQVGPLLARVNEQKMKGKKYKIDVAR, from the coding sequence ATGATTAGCCCCGAACAGCAGACGCAACTTTTGGCCAAACTCGGCATTGCCGCGCTCAACCCCATGCAGGAGGCCGCCCTGACCGCCATTGCGCCCAATACCGACACGTTTCTGATTGCGCCCACCGGGTCGGGCAAAACCGTCGGGTTTCTGCTGCCCGTGCTGCACCTGCTGCAACCCGACCACACCGACATACAATGCCTGATTCTGACGCCCTCGCGTGAACTGGCTCTGCAAATCGAACAGGTATGGAAACAGATGAGTACCGGCTACAAGGTCAACGTCTGCTACGGCGGCCACCCGATGGACGTTGAAGTCAGGAACCTGAGCAGTCCACCGGCCCTGCTCATTGGCACGCCGGGCCGAATAGCCGACCATATTTCCCGCCAAACGGTTTCGCTCGATGCCGTTCATACGCTCGTACTCGATGAGTTCGACAAATCGCTGACGCTGGGCTTCCATGAGGAAATGGCGTACATTGTCGATGCGTTGCCGAATCTGCGTAATCGTGTGCTGGTGTCGGCTACGGCGGGTATCGACATTCCCGATTTTGTCCGGCTCCAAAAACCCACCATACTTACGTTCAGCCACGACGAAGAGATACCTGCCGCGCTGACGCTGAAGGCCGTATACTCCGAAGACAAAGACAAAATCGACGCGCTGGTTCGGCTGCTGTGTTCGTTTCGGTCCGAAGCGGCCCTGATTTTCTGCAACCACCGCGATGCCGCCGAGCGCACGAGCGCGATGCTGGCCGAGCGGGGCATTCACTCATTAGTGTACCACGGTGGTCTGGAGCAGCCCGCCCGCGAACGCGCCCTGATTCAGTTTCGCAATGGCAGTGCCCGGTATCTGATTACGACCGATCTGGCAGCCCGTGGGTTAGACATTCCCGAAATGAAGCACGTAATTCATTACCACCTGCCCGCTCACCTCCACGAGTTTACGCACCGCAACGGTCGCACCGCCCGGATGCAGGCATCGGGCACGGCCTACGTGCTGCTGCACACCACCGAAACCCGCCCCAACTGGCTTCCCGACCCACTCGATGAATGGCCGCTCCCTACCGACGTTTCGCTGCCCGACCCACCTGCTTTTCAGACGATCTACATCAGTGGCGGGCGAAAGAACAAACTCAACAAAGTGGATATTGTAGGCTTTTTCTCGCAGAAAGGGCTACTCGCGCCGGGCGACCTGGGCCTGATTGTGGTGAACGATACGATGTCGTTTGCTGCCGTAAAAACCGAACAGGTTGGCCCGTTGCTGGCGCGGGTTAACGAGCAGAAAATGAAAGGCAAAAAGTACAAAATCGACGTAGCCCGCTAA